One window of Deinococcus depolymerans genomic DNA carries:
- a CDS encoding FAD-dependent oxidoreductase, which produces MTASSSRSGRAWAHVGQPFTPPAPRPDGTHHDFIVIGAGRMGSVLTAALAAHAPATRLLLIEEGGLPNEDGDTILAPGLWTTAHLPADRHAAAQASRALIETFGAPTPRLHVSLHAHATPGSVPTRDALRDHPDTLALLDPARLPHATTDPHALTYRPGTLALNAAQAAVRAGADLLLNTRAVPQPGGAVRAERLTVTNTHQVVTHETHLLRARHVIVAGGAAGPALAEQHLGVHTRHGRAYRQSPHLNVPSGPDSPTLHHAGLTLVPRHGAYTLHPRVHHRDPHGYRPTGGHLTGVPTGLRRETLEDLVALMEDLPVLATSQLHLGRSLADIPGAWTALPYGDPLHAPLFEALDPHVTLLLGGPHADTLGPQVAQALAQQLAGR; this is translated from the coding sequence ATGACCGCCTCCTCCTCCCGTTCCGGCCGCGCCTGGGCGCACGTCGGCCAGCCCTTCACGCCTCCCGCGCCGCGCCCGGACGGCACGCACCACGATTTCATCGTGATCGGGGCCGGGCGCATGGGCAGCGTCCTGACCGCCGCACTGGCCGCCCACGCGCCTGCCACGCGCCTGCTGCTGATCGAGGAGGGCGGCCTGCCCAACGAGGACGGCGACACCATCCTCGCCCCCGGCCTGTGGACGACCGCGCACCTGCCGGCCGACCGGCACGCCGCCGCGCAGGCCAGCCGCGCCCTGATCGAAACCTTCGGGGCGCCCACCCCCCGCCTGCACGTGAGCCTGCACGCCCACGCCACGCCCGGCAGCGTGCCCACCCGGGACGCCCTGCGGGACCACCCGGACACCCTGGCGCTGCTCGACCCGGCGCGGCTGCCGCACGCCACCACCGACCCGCACGCCCTGACCTACCGCCCGGGCACCCTCGCGCTGAACGCCGCGCAGGCCGCCGTGCGCGCCGGCGCGGACCTGCTGCTGAACACCCGCGCGGTTCCGCAGCCCGGCGGGGCCGTGCGCGCCGAGCGGTTGACGGTCACGAACACCCATCAGGTCGTCACGCACGAGACGCACCTCCTGCGCGCCCGGCACGTCATTGTCGCCGGCGGGGCCGCCGGGCCGGCGCTGGCCGAGCAGCACCTCGGCGTGCACACCCGTCACGGCCGCGCCTACCGGCAGTCCCCGCACCTGAACGTTCCCAGCGGCCCGGACAGTCCCACCCTGCACCACGCGGGCCTGACGCTGGTGCCCCGGCACGGGGCGTACACGCTGCATCCGCGCGTGCATCACCGCGACCCGCACGGCTACCGGCCCACCGGGGGGCACCTGACCGGCGTGCCCACCGGCCTGCGGCGCGAGACCCTCGAGGACCTCGTGGCACTCATGGAGGACCTGCCGGTCCTGGCGACGTCGCAGCTGCACCTGGGCCGCAGTCTGGCCGACATTCCCGGCGCGTGGACGGCCCTGCCGTACGGCGACCCGTTGCACGCGCCCCTCTTCGAGGCGCTGGACCCGCACGTCACGCTGCTGCTCGGCGGGCCACACGCCGACACCCTCGGGCCGCAGGTCGCGCAGGCCCTCGCGCAGCAACTGGCCGGGCGGTAG
- the ilvA gene encoding threonine ammonia-lyase, biosynthetic yields the protein MQVREFKPGEMDAMDVLRLALTSKVYGAAIETPVSETPLLSGRVGNRVLLKREDLQPIFSFKLRGAYNRMAQLTAEERARGVICASAGNHAQGVAFAAQKLGVRAVIVMPATTPEIKVGACRARGAEVVLFGDSFSDAEAHAFALQRELALTFVHPYDDPLVLAGQGTVALELLRQVEAEGPLTVFVPVGGGGLIAGVAGVLKALRPDIRVVGVEPEDSDAMFQSVQAGERVRLDTVGIFVDGVAVKQVGAFTFDLTRRYVDDWVRVNTDEVCAAIKDVFDDTRAVMEPAGALAVAGLKRFVEERGVTGETLVALTCGANVNFDRLRHVAERAEIGEQREAILAVTIPERPGAFREFIEVIGARAVTEFNYRYAPRAQAQIFVGVQLARAAQRAALVAELVALGYAVTDLTQDELAKVHVRHMVGGRAPEAAGERVFSFTFPERPGALLEFLTHLHGRWNISLFHYRNHGSAHGRVLAGLQVPAGDEAAFAAFLAGVGYPADEMTGNAAYRLFLT from the coding sequence ATGCAGGTCAGGGAGTTCAAACCGGGTGAGATGGACGCGATGGACGTGCTGCGGCTGGCACTGACGAGCAAGGTGTACGGCGCGGCCATCGAGACGCCGGTCAGCGAGACGCCGCTGCTGAGTGGCCGCGTGGGCAACCGGGTGCTGCTGAAGCGGGAGGACCTGCAGCCGATCTTCTCGTTCAAGTTGCGGGGCGCTTACAACCGGATGGCGCAGCTGACGGCGGAGGAACGCGCCCGGGGCGTGATCTGCGCGTCGGCGGGCAATCACGCGCAGGGCGTGGCGTTCGCGGCGCAGAAGCTGGGGGTGCGGGCGGTGATCGTGATGCCCGCGACCACCCCGGAGATCAAGGTGGGGGCCTGCCGGGCGCGGGGCGCGGAGGTCGTGCTGTTCGGCGACAGTTTCAGCGACGCCGAGGCGCACGCCTTCGCCCTGCAGCGGGAACTGGCCCTGACCTTCGTGCATCCGTACGACGACCCGCTGGTGCTGGCCGGGCAGGGCACGGTGGCGCTGGAACTGCTGCGGCAGGTCGAGGCCGAGGGGCCGCTGACGGTGTTCGTGCCGGTGGGCGGCGGGGGCCTGATCGCGGGCGTGGCGGGCGTCCTCAAGGCCTTGCGGCCGGACATCCGGGTGGTGGGGGTGGAGCCCGAGGACAGTGACGCCATGTTCCAGTCCGTGCAGGCCGGCGAGCGGGTGCGGCTGGACACGGTGGGCATCTTCGTGGACGGCGTGGCGGTCAAGCAGGTGGGGGCCTTCACCTTCGACCTGACGCGCCGCTACGTGGACGACTGGGTGCGCGTGAACACCGACGAGGTGTGCGCGGCCATCAAGGACGTGTTCGACGACACGCGGGCCGTGATGGAACCGGCCGGGGCGCTGGCGGTGGCGGGCCTGAAACGCTTCGTGGAGGAGCGGGGCGTGACCGGCGAGACGCTCGTGGCGCTCACCTGCGGCGCGAACGTGAACTTCGACCGCCTGCGGCACGTGGCGGAACGCGCCGAGATCGGCGAGCAGCGTGAGGCGATCCTGGCCGTCACCATTCCCGAGCGGCCCGGCGCGTTCCGGGAGTTCATCGAGGTGATCGGGGCGCGGGCCGTGACGGAGTTCAACTACCGGTACGCGCCGCGCGCGCAGGCGCAGATCTTCGTGGGTGTGCAGCTGGCCCGCGCGGCGCAGCGGGCGGCGCTGGTGGCCGAACTCGTGGCGCTGGGGTACGCGGTGACGGACCTGACGCAGGACGAGCTGGCCAAGGTTCACGTGCGGCACATGGTGGGGGGGCGCGCGCCGGAGGCGGCGGGCGAGCGGGTGTTCTCGTTCACGTTCCCGGAGCGGCCCGGGGCGCTGCTGGAGTTCCTGACGCACCTGCACGGGCGCTGGAACATCAGCCTGTTCCACTACCGCAATCACGGGTCGGCGCACGGGCGGGTGCTGGCGGGACTGCAGGTTCCGGCGGGGGACGAGGCGGCGTTCGCGGCGTTCCTGGCGGGGGTGGGGTACCCGGCCGACGAGATGACCGGGAACGCCGCGTACCGGCTGTTCCTGACCTGA
- a CDS encoding four-helix bundle copper-binding protein yields MNDRLIRECIEACLACVTACEECASACLSEPEIDMMRGCIRLDRDCADVCAVTARLLMRGSDLHAQVCALCAGACAACAAECGQHRHDHCQRCAEACRRCEAACRKLAA; encoded by the coding sequence ATGAATGATCGGCTGATCCGGGAGTGCATCGAGGCCTGTCTGGCGTGCGTGACGGCGTGCGAGGAGTGCGCCTCGGCGTGCCTGTCGGAGCCGGAGATCGACATGATGCGCGGCTGTATCCGGCTGGACCGGGACTGCGCGGACGTGTGCGCCGTCACGGCGCGGCTGCTGATGCGGGGCAGCGACCTGCACGCGCAGGTGTGTGCGCTGTGCGCCGGGGCCTGCGCGGCCTGCGCCGCCGAGTGCGGGCAGCACCGTCATGATCACTGCCAGCGCTGCGCCGAGGCCTGCCGCCGCTGCGAGGCGGCCTGCCGGAAACTGGCGGCCTGA
- a CDS encoding CinA family nicotinamide mononucleotide deamidase-related protein, with amino-acid sequence MLLAEIISVGTELLFGEIVDSNAAFLARELGARGVTLHRKTVLGDNLTRLTDAVQTALGRADLIILGGGLGPTDDDLTREAIAAALNETPTEDATQLAHLRGLFESRGRAMPEINRKQAWLIPSAEALPNPVGTAPGWFVRTTRGGTPKLLVALPGPPREMRRMWREQVLPRLPLPTAALEHTTLHTQGLGESAVAELLGDLTRQANPSVATYARATGVDVRVAASAPDRDQAAALLHPVRQRVRELLARWTWGEDDQTLAGAAQGALQGRTLGVIEAGSAGTLCTLLADQPGFLDAAVTQDHARLITLGLTPVTLRDQGLVSEQAARELAAGAREHLGADVGLAVVVATTGERAGQAFVGLNVPQPGGPPLERTLGLDWPGDAAQVRERAAVSALSLLRAALSAPTSPPSTPPEPRTPAPQPRTAPAPEQRPEGRTA; translated from the coding sequence ATGCTTCTAGCAGAAATTATCAGCGTGGGCACGGAACTGCTGTTCGGCGAGATCGTCGACAGCAACGCCGCGTTCCTCGCCCGTGAACTCGGGGCGCGCGGCGTCACCCTGCACCGCAAGACCGTGCTGGGAGACAACCTCACGCGCCTGACGGACGCCGTGCAGACCGCACTCGGCCGCGCCGACCTGATCATCCTGGGCGGCGGCCTGGGCCCCACCGACGACGACCTGACCCGCGAGGCCATCGCCGCCGCCCTGAACGAGACCCCCACCGAGGACGCCACGCAGCTCGCGCACCTGCGCGGCCTGTTCGAATCCCGCGGGCGCGCCATGCCCGAGATCAACCGCAAGCAGGCGTGGCTGATCCCCAGCGCCGAGGCCCTGCCCAACCCGGTCGGCACCGCGCCCGGCTGGTTCGTGCGGACCACGCGCGGCGGCACGCCGAAACTGCTGGTCGCGCTGCCCGGCCCGCCCCGCGAGATGCGGCGCATGTGGCGCGAGCAGGTGCTGCCGCGCCTGCCGCTGCCCACAGCGGCGCTCGAGCACACCACCCTCCACACCCAGGGCCTCGGCGAGAGCGCGGTCGCCGAACTGCTGGGCGACCTGACCCGGCAGGCGAACCCCAGCGTCGCCACGTACGCCCGCGCGACCGGCGTGGACGTGCGCGTGGCCGCCAGCGCCCCGGACCGCGATCAGGCGGCCGCGCTGCTGCACCCGGTCCGGCAGCGCGTCCGTGAACTGCTGGCCCGCTGGACCTGGGGCGAGGACGACCAGACCCTCGCCGGGGCCGCGCAGGGAGCGCTGCAGGGCCGCACGCTGGGCGTCATCGAGGCCGGCAGCGCCGGGACCCTCTGCACGCTGCTGGCCGACCAGCCGGGCTTCCTGGACGCCGCCGTCACGCAGGACCACGCGCGGCTGATCACGCTGGGCCTGACGCCCGTCACGCTGCGGGACCAGGGCCTCGTCAGCGAGCAGGCCGCCCGCGAACTCGCCGCCGGGGCGCGCGAGCACCTGGGGGCCGACGTGGGCCTCGCGGTGGTCGTCGCCACGACCGGCGAGCGGGCCGGGCAGGCCTTCGTGGGCCTGAACGTCCCGCAGCCCGGCGGCCCTCCGCTCGAACGCACCCTGGGCCTCGACTGGCCCGGTGACGCCGCGCAGGTGCGGGAACGCGCCGCCGTGAGCGCCCTGTCGCTGCTGCGCGCGGCCCTCAGCGCCCCCACCAGCCCCCCCTCCACCCCTCCCGAGCCCCGCACGCCCGCCCCCCAGCCCCGCACCGCCCCGGCCCCCGAACAGCGGCCCGAAGGAAGGACCGCATGA
- the thpR gene encoding RNA 2',3'-cyclic phosphodiesterase has translation MKIKKTTRPPRPVPTPASEPGALRRAVSEAQAAAPRHDRPAGKAAPAEAAAGRGAGSRGPSGGRPGAKAARPAGRPEPRPAKAAGSRDGSRPSRDDGHQPAGTQRLFFALKVPANLVGPLREAQRKLRGNWRRVDPDQLHVTLAYLPAVPADRVDDLKRLGVTLMQDLAPMQVSLRGTGYYPNEGSPRVWFVKVEAEGLPELAQALRDGIHALGLETDDQPFKGHITLARKKGPAPRVPPLTFTHGWQAGGAVLYRSILRKTGPIHETASSFRFRAPLPTGADATLPDTDLSTEVHRSDTPPATPAVTDPQ, from the coding sequence ATGAAGATCAAGAAGACCACCCGCCCACCCCGACCCGTCCCCACCCCGGCCAGCGAACCCGGTGCGCTGCGGCGCGCCGTCAGCGAGGCGCAGGCCGCCGCGCCGCGCCATGACCGCCCGGCCGGCAAGGCCGCCCCCGCCGAGGCCGCGGCCGGCAGGGGTGCAGGCAGCCGGGGTCCGTCCGGCGGGCGCCCGGGCGCGAAAGCGGCCCGGCCTGCCGGTCGCCCGGAGCCCCGCCCCGCGAAGGCGGCGGGCAGCCGCGACGGCAGCCGCCCCAGCCGTGACGACGGGCATCAGCCGGCCGGCACGCAGCGCCTGTTCTTCGCGCTGAAGGTTCCCGCCAACCTCGTCGGGCCGCTGCGGGAAGCGCAGCGCAAACTGCGCGGCAACTGGCGCCGCGTGGACCCCGACCAGCTGCACGTGACCCTGGCGTACCTGCCGGCCGTGCCGGCCGACCGCGTGGACGACCTCAAACGCCTGGGCGTCACGCTCATGCAGGACCTCGCCCCCATGCAGGTCAGTCTGCGCGGCACCGGCTACTACCCGAACGAGGGCAGCCCCCGCGTGTGGTTCGTGAAGGTGGAGGCCGAGGGCCTGCCGGAACTGGCGCAGGCGCTGCGGGACGGCATTCACGCGCTGGGCCTGGAGACCGACGATCAGCCGTTCAAGGGGCACATCACCCTGGCGCGCAAGAAGGGCCCGGCGCCGCGCGTGCCGCCCCTGACCTTCACGCACGGATGGCAGGCCGGCGGCGCGGTCCTGTACCGCAGCATCCTGCGTAAGACCGGCCCCATCCACGAGACCGCCAGCAGCTTCCGCTTCCGCGCGCCGCTTCCCACCGGGGCCGACGCCACGCTTCCAGACACCGACCTCAGCACCGAGGTTCACCGCAGCGACACCCCACCGGCCACCCCGGCCGTCACCGACCCGCAGTAA
- the recA gene encoding recombinase RecA, translating to MSKEKDITAAPTDAKERAKAIDTAMSQIEKAFGKGSIMKLGAESKLDVQTISTGSLSLDLALGVGGIPKGRVTEIYGPESGGKTTLALSIIAQSQKAGGTAAFIDAEHALDPVYARALGVNTDELLVAQPDNGEQALEIMELLVRSGAVDIVVVDSVAALTPRAEIEGEMGDSLPGLQARLMSQALRKLTGILSKTNTAAIFINQVREKIGVMYGNPETTTGGRALKFYASVRLDVRKIGQPIKVGNDAVANTVKVKTVKNKVAAPFKEVELALVYGKGFDQLSDLVTLASDMDIIKKAGSFYSYGDERIGQGKEKAIAYIAERPEMEAEIRERVLTAIRTGNAPELPTKPIAE from the coding sequence ATGAGCAAGGAAAAAGACATCACCGCCGCCCCCACCGACGCCAAGGAACGCGCCAAGGCCATCGACACCGCCATGAGCCAGATCGAGAAAGCGTTCGGCAAGGGCAGCATCATGAAACTCGGCGCCGAGAGCAAACTCGACGTGCAGACCATCAGCACCGGCAGCCTCAGCCTCGACCTCGCGCTCGGCGTGGGCGGCATCCCCAAGGGCCGCGTCACCGAGATCTACGGCCCGGAAAGCGGCGGCAAGACCACCCTGGCCCTGAGCATCATCGCGCAGTCGCAGAAGGCCGGCGGCACCGCCGCGTTCATCGACGCCGAACACGCCCTGGACCCGGTGTACGCCCGCGCGCTCGGCGTGAACACCGACGAGCTGCTCGTCGCGCAGCCCGACAACGGCGAGCAGGCGCTGGAGATCATGGAACTGCTCGTCCGCAGCGGCGCCGTGGACATCGTGGTGGTCGACTCGGTCGCCGCCCTGACCCCCCGCGCCGAGATCGAGGGGGAGATGGGCGACAGCCTCCCCGGCCTGCAGGCCCGCCTCATGAGCCAGGCGCTGCGGAAACTCACCGGGATTCTCAGCAAGACGAACACCGCCGCCATCTTCATCAACCAGGTCCGCGAGAAGATCGGCGTGATGTACGGCAACCCGGAAACCACCACCGGCGGCCGCGCCCTGAAGTTCTACGCCTCCGTGCGCCTGGACGTCCGCAAGATCGGGCAGCCCATCAAGGTCGGGAACGACGCCGTCGCGAACACCGTGAAGGTCAAGACCGTGAAGAACAAGGTCGCCGCGCCCTTCAAGGAAGTCGAACTGGCGCTGGTGTACGGCAAGGGCTTCGACCAGCTCAGCGACCTCGTCACGCTTGCCAGCGACATGGACATCATCAAGAAGGCCGGCAGCTTCTACTCGTACGGCGACGAACGCATCGGCCAGGGCAAGGAAAAGGCCATCGCGTACATCGCCGAGCGCCCCGAGATGGAAGCCGAGATCCGCGAGCGCGTCCTGACCGCCATCCGCACCGGGAACGCCCCGGAACTGCCCACCAAACCCATCGCCGAGTGA
- a CDS encoding biotin transporter BioY, with protein sequence MTMTHPTLARQLAPTPSLVRDVLLVTGGAVFVALLAQAEVPLKPVPLTLQTLGVLLVGAALGWKRALAALAVYVAAGAAGLPVYAGGSAGLMNAAGTGLRASVGYLFSYPLAAALVGFLVERYGLDRRFLGTCLAMLAGSVVIYAVGLPVLGALTGLRGGALLTAGLTPFLIGDTIKLLLAALLLPTVWNLSRR encoded by the coding sequence ATGACCATGACCCACCCCACCCTGGCCCGCCAGCTTGCCCCCACCCCCAGCCTCGTGCGCGACGTGCTGCTCGTCACGGGCGGCGCCGTGTTCGTCGCGCTGCTCGCCCAGGCGGAAGTGCCGCTGAAACCCGTCCCGCTGACCCTGCAGACGCTGGGCGTGCTGCTGGTCGGCGCGGCCCTCGGCTGGAAGCGCGCCCTGGCCGCCCTGGCCGTGTACGTCGCGGCGGGCGCGGCGGGCCTGCCCGTGTACGCGGGCGGATCGGCCGGCCTGATGAACGCCGCAGGCACTGGCCTGCGCGCCAGCGTCGGCTACCTCTTCAGCTACCCGCTGGCCGCCGCGCTGGTCGGCTTCCTGGTGGAACGCTACGGCCTGGACCGGCGGTTCCTGGGCACCTGCCTCGCCATGCTGGCCGGCAGCGTCGTCATCTACGCCGTGGGCCTCCCGGTTCTCGGCGCCCTGACCGGTCTGCGGGGCGGCGCGCTGCTGACCGCCGGACTGACCCCCTTCCTGATCGGCGACACCATCAAGCTGCTGCTGGCCGCGCTGCTGCTGCCCACCGTCTGGAACCTCAGCCGCCGTTAA
- a CDS encoding biotin--[acetyl-CoA-carboxylase] ligase, giving the protein MPERLLPLLTDHPRTGDALGQSLGVNRVTVNTLARRLIDSGVPVQVTRSGYALPAGTPAPQLTVRGGTLGQAMRYHGTVTSTQDELRAWADHPQQPAPHGAVMVAERQTAGRGRRGRSWDTTHGTLVFSVLLTRSPRGGPLTLADLPLMPLAAGVAVQRAAGVGGLKWPNDLLAPNGRKLAGILLEADLRGEEARRVVLGIGINVTAAPQDAAHLAALRAPGTPHPTRAALLGTLLGELERWLAAPAPDILNAWRAANVTLGRPVLIHTHAGPLEGVAADLDAQGSLIVHTAQGPRTVSAGDVQLIGSLGPEAPPPAADVPEGGSGPAP; this is encoded by the coding sequence ATGCCCGAGCGCCTGCTGCCCCTCCTGACCGACCACCCCCGTACGGGGGACGCCCTCGGGCAGTCGCTCGGCGTGAACCGCGTCACCGTGAACACCCTCGCCCGCCGCCTGATCGACAGCGGCGTGCCCGTGCAGGTCACCCGCAGCGGCTACGCCCTGCCGGCCGGGACGCCCGCCCCGCAACTCACGGTGCGCGGCGGCACCCTGGGACAGGCCATGCGCTACCACGGCACCGTGACCAGCACCCAGGACGAACTGCGCGCCTGGGCCGACCACCCACAGCAGCCCGCCCCGCACGGCGCGGTCATGGTCGCCGAACGCCAGACCGCCGGGCGCGGCCGGCGCGGCCGCAGCTGGGACACCACCCACGGCACCCTGGTCTTCAGCGTCCTGCTGACCCGCAGTCCACGCGGCGGCCCCCTGACCCTCGCGGACCTGCCGCTGATGCCGCTGGCCGCCGGAGTTGCCGTGCAGCGCGCCGCCGGGGTGGGCGGCCTGAAATGGCCGAACGACCTGCTCGCCCCGAACGGCCGTAAACTTGCCGGCATCCTGCTGGAAGCCGACCTGCGCGGCGAGGAGGCCCGCCGCGTCGTGCTGGGCATCGGCATCAACGTCACGGCCGCCCCGCAGGACGCCGCTCACCTCGCGGCCCTGCGCGCGCCGGGTACGCCGCACCCCACCCGCGCCGCCCTGCTCGGCACCCTGCTCGGCGAACTGGAGCGCTGGCTGGCCGCGCCCGCCCCCGACATCCTGAACGCGTGGCGCGCCGCGAACGTCACCCTGGGCCGGCCCGTCCTGATCCACACGCACGCCGGCCCGCTCGAGGGCGTCGCCGCCGACCTGGACGCCCAGGGCAGCCTGATCGTCCACACGGCGCAGGGGCCGCGCACCGTCAGCGCCGGGGACGTGCAGCTGATCGGCAGCCTCGGCCCGGAGGCTCCCCCTCCGGCGGCCGACGTGCCGGAAGGGGGCAGCGGCCCGGCCCCCTGA
- a CDS encoding transcriptional repressor — MTMVRQTKQRAAVIEVLRTARSHPDAAWIHAQVRGQLPSVSLGTVYRTLDALVRDGVVVTLERAGQATRYDYKHEGDAHHHAVCRACGAIFDVDAAVVPSLPASALPAGFQVTDVRLEFLGVCPTCQPDSA, encoded by the coding sequence ATGACGATGGTGCGGCAGACCAAGCAGCGCGCGGCGGTGATCGAGGTCCTGCGGACCGCGCGGTCCCACCCGGACGCCGCGTGGATTCACGCGCAGGTGCGCGGGCAGCTGCCCAGCGTGAGCCTGGGCACCGTGTACCGCACGCTGGACGCCCTGGTCCGCGACGGCGTGGTCGTCACGCTCGAACGCGCCGGGCAGGCCACCCGCTACGACTACAAGCACGAGGGTGACGCCCATCACCACGCGGTGTGCCGGGCCTGCGGCGCGATCTTCGACGTGGACGCCGCCGTGGTCCCCAGCCTGCCCGCCTCGGCCCTCCCCGCCGGCTTCCAGGTGACGGACGTCCGCCTGGAATTCCTGGGCGTGTGCCCCACCTGCCAGCCGGACTCCGCCTGA
- a CDS encoding MarC family protein: MNVTELSSIALQTFLTMLVVMDPVGLAPIFIGLAGNRPSFERRRVALKACLVAGVIILLFGLFGRALLEHLGISLSSFRIAGGILLFLIALDMVFARPSGSKETAEEEQEAHEREDISVFPLAIPLIAGPGTLASIMILAADAHGSPLLLTAVFLVTAAVLLLCYLALRLSGQIARVIGLTGVHVVTRVLGVLLGALAVQYVADGTLELIRGGLKTGWLPGTLPWLT; encoded by the coding sequence GTGAACGTGACGGAACTTTCCAGCATTGCCCTTCAGACGTTCCTGACGATGCTGGTCGTGATGGACCCGGTGGGCCTGGCCCCCATCTTCATCGGGCTGGCCGGGAACCGCCCCAGTTTCGAGCGGCGGCGCGTGGCCCTCAAGGCGTGTCTGGTGGCGGGGGTGATCATCCTGCTGTTCGGGCTGTTCGGCCGGGCGCTGCTGGAGCACCTGGGCATCAGCCTCAGTTCCTTCCGCATCGCGGGCGGCATCCTGCTGTTCCTGATCGCGCTGGACATGGTGTTCGCGCGGCCCAGCGGCAGCAAGGAAACCGCCGAGGAGGAGCAGGAAGCGCACGAGCGTGAGGACATCAGCGTGTTCCCGCTGGCGATCCCGCTGATCGCGGGGCCCGGCACGCTGGCGAGCATCATGATCCTGGCGGCGGACGCGCACGGCTCGCCACTGCTGCTGACGGCCGTGTTCCTGGTGACGGCCGCCGTGCTGCTGCTGTGTTACCTGGCGCTGCGCCTGTCCGGGCAGATCGCGCGGGTGATCGGCCTGACCGGCGTGCACGTGGTCACGCGCGTGCTGGGCGTGCTGCTGGGCGCGCTGGCCGTGCAGTACGTCGCGGACGGCACCCTGGAACTGATCCGCGGGGGCCTGAAGACCGGGTGGCTGCCCGGCACGCTGCCCTGGCTGACCTGA
- a CDS encoding HNH endonuclease: MTSRKDVQEDTRIPRIAADLNAPRVLVLNASYEPLHVTSAKRAITLVQYGVAEILEDSADVVRSPSTVMCVPSVIRLRRYVRRPRVHPVPFNRRNVLRRDTFTCQYCGSAEELTLDHVMPRSRGGRHTWENVTTACRACNQRKGNRTPEEAAMPLRTRPRAPTFGVYAHGQFAHWQPQWSRYLGG, encoded by the coding sequence ATGACCTCCAGAAAGGACGTGCAGGAAGACACCCGAATACCCCGTATCGCGGCCGACCTGAACGCGCCGCGCGTGCTGGTGCTGAACGCGTCGTACGAGCCGCTGCACGTCACGAGTGCCAAGCGGGCCATCACGCTCGTGCAGTACGGCGTGGCGGAGATTCTGGAGGACAGTGCGGACGTGGTCCGCTCGCCCAGCACGGTCATGTGCGTGCCCAGCGTGATCCGCCTGCGCCGCTACGTGCGCCGCCCGCGCGTGCATCCGGTGCCGTTCAACCGCCGCAACGTGCTGCGCCGCGACACCTTCACCTGCCAGTACTGCGGGTCGGCCGAGGAACTCACGCTGGATCACGTCATGCCGCGTTCGCGTGGCGGGCGGCACACCTGGGAGAACGTCACGACCGCCTGCCGCGCCTGCAACCAGCGCAAGGGCAACCGCACCCCCGAGGAGGCCGCCATGCCCCTGCGCACCCGCCCGCGCGCCCCGACCTTCGGGGTGTACGCCCACGGGCAGTTCGCGCACTGGCAGCCGCAGTGGAGCCGCTACCTGGGCGGCTGA
- a CDS encoding HD domain-containing protein, which translates to MNRDQAYALMQQHTPSGSLRRHMLNVEAAMRAYARHWGEDEELYAVAGLLHDFDYELHPEEHPTWGVAFLREHTDTPPAVLDAIMGHAAYTGTPRESRLSKTLFAVDELTGLVQAAALVRPDRDVRQVELSSLKKRFKNRAFAAGVNRDEVEQGARELGVPLDEHMERVLRALQEAAPAPELA; encoded by the coding sequence ATGAACCGTGATCAGGCGTACGCGTTGATGCAGCAGCACACTCCGTCCGGGTCGCTGCGGCGGCACATGCTGAACGTGGAGGCGGCCATGCGGGCCTACGCCCGTCACTGGGGCGAGGACGAGGAACTGTACGCGGTGGCGGGCCTGCTGCATGACTTCGATTACGAGCTGCACCCGGAGGAGCACCCGACCTGGGGCGTGGCGTTCCTGCGCGAGCACACGGACACGCCGCCCGCCGTGCTGGACGCGATCATGGGGCACGCGGCGTACACCGGGACGCCGCGCGAGTCCCGGCTCTCGAAGACGCTGTTCGCGGTGGATGAACTGACCGGGCTGGTGCAGGCGGCCGCGCTCGTCCGCCCGGACCGGGACGTGCGGCAGGTGGAACTGAGCAGCCTGAAGAAGCGCTTCAAGAACCGCGCTTTTGCGGCGGGCGTCAACCGCGACGAGGTCGAGCAGGGTGCCCGCGAGCTGGGCGTGCCGCTGGACGAGCACATGGAGCGGGTGCTGCGGGCGCTGCAGGAGGCCGCGCCCGCACCCGAACTGGCCTGA